A window of Cellulomonas fimi contains these coding sequences:
- a CDS encoding peptidoglycan recognition protein family protein, whose product MTTAATVLLALTLAATGAPAPAAVLAPPEAATTTQARTAAATDAGTAPSTVELDLSGVERTALDDLPAAAPLPAESVDEGETAAPATADGSPTGDAAPAPDAATPAPATSPEAAPRALGDATAPLTAAPSATPTATPSPAATASAAPTAAPTAPPAAPPATEPTTTPDVLTAPLDTAPFSVLGITWDAAAPQSDDTVVRYRTRHAGEWTDWQAVGPSDVSPDAGSREAGSGRRGATDPIVALDADGVQVWAESASGGVQGLKAVLVDPGTDPDDAAPQAAPAALAGAGPEIRTAADVIAAAPPPPTIITRAQWGADESLRTCEPDLSTEVVAAAVHHTASSASYSADDVPGLIRGFYAYHTRPEAAGGRGWCDIGYNFLVDQFGRVFEGRAGGTDMPIVGVHTGGFNSRTFGVAAIGSFDTVQPSSAMTEAISRTIAWKFALHRIFGSQNVSMVSGGGASKYPAGTVVTFPTIFGHRDAQLTSCPGQRLYDQLPAIRARVSALTDVASQETPFGSWDSTVTTQSSITVTGWFIDPGTSSPITVRLRVDGRETVATADVDRPDVGAAFPGYGSRHGYRVTAPAGAGRHAVCVIGANVGEGSDRMLGCRHVTITNPPPVGQIDSVALGVGTATVTGWARDPDTTDPVDVHVYVDTGATATRANLPRPDLARYFPSTNHGFQVTVRVPAGTHTLCVYPINVPAGDNPALSCRTVVMAANPPVGALDSVALSPGTGQATLSGWARDPDTTSPIDVHVYVDSGGTATRADKPRPDLARYFPTSDHGFDVTVRVPAGQHRVCAYAINVPAGDNPSLGCRVVTMPATPPVGQVDAVAVGADGRTVVSGWARDADATGPIDVHVYVDAGGRATTANLPRPDLARYFPTSDHGFSAVVTVPPGSHRVCAYAINVPAGDNPAIGCRTVTR is encoded by the coding sequence ATGACGACGGCTGCGACTGTGCTCCTCGCGCTCACGTTGGCGGCGACCGGTGCGCCCGCACCAGCGGCGGTGCTCGCCCCGCCGGAGGCCGCGACGACGACGCAGGCACGCACCGCTGCGGCGACGGACGCCGGGACGGCACCGAGCACCGTGGAGCTCGACCTGTCCGGCGTCGAGCGGACCGCGCTGGACGACCTGCCCGCGGCCGCGCCTCTGCCTGCCGAGTCGGTCGACGAGGGCGAGACCGCCGCTCCGGCCACGGCGGACGGCAGCCCGACAGGCGACGCCGCGCCTGCGCCCGACGCGGCGACGCCCGCGCCCGCGACGTCCCCCGAGGCCGCACCCCGTGCGCTCGGCGACGCGACCGCGCCGTTGACCGCGGCACCGTCGGCGACGCCCACCGCGACGCCGTCGCCGGCCGCCACGGCGTCCGCGGCACCGACCGCGGCACCGACCGCCCCGCCGGCCGCGCCGCCCGCGACGGAACCGACCACCACCCCCGACGTGCTCACCGCGCCGCTCGACACCGCACCGTTCTCGGTCCTCGGCATCACCTGGGACGCGGCCGCGCCGCAGTCGGACGACACGGTCGTCCGCTACCGCACGCGGCACGCGGGCGAGTGGACCGACTGGCAGGCCGTCGGCCCGTCGGACGTCTCGCCCGACGCCGGCTCGCGCGAGGCGGGCAGCGGCCGGCGCGGCGCGACCGACCCGATCGTCGCGCTCGACGCCGACGGCGTGCAGGTGTGGGCCGAGTCGGCGAGCGGTGGCGTGCAGGGGCTCAAGGCCGTGCTGGTCGACCCGGGCACCGACCCGGACGACGCGGCGCCCCAGGCGGCGCCCGCGGCCCTCGCCGGTGCCGGGCCGGAGATCCGCACGGCGGCCGACGTGATCGCGGCCGCACCCCCGCCGCCCACGATCATCACGCGCGCGCAGTGGGGCGCCGACGAGTCCCTGCGCACCTGCGAGCCCGACCTGTCCACCGAGGTCGTCGCCGCGGCCGTGCACCACACCGCGTCGAGCGCGAGCTACTCCGCGGACGACGTGCCGGGCCTGATCCGCGGCTTCTACGCGTACCACACGCGCCCCGAGGCGGCAGGCGGCCGCGGCTGGTGCGACATCGGCTACAACTTCCTCGTCGACCAGTTCGGCCGCGTGTTCGAGGGACGCGCGGGCGGCACGGACATGCCGATCGTCGGCGTGCACACGGGCGGCTTCAACTCGCGCACGTTCGGCGTGGCCGCGATCGGCTCGTTCGACACCGTGCAGCCCAGCTCCGCGATGACCGAGGCGATCTCCCGCACGATCGCGTGGAAGTTCGCGCTGCACCGGATCTTCGGCTCGCAGAACGTCTCGATGGTCTCGGGCGGGGGCGCGTCGAAGTACCCGGCCGGGACCGTCGTCACGTTCCCGACGATCTTCGGGCACCGCGACGCGCAGCTCACGTCGTGCCCGGGCCAGCGCCTCTACGACCAGCTCCCCGCGATCCGCGCGCGCGTGTCCGCGCTCACCGACGTCGCGTCGCAGGAGACCCCGTTCGGCTCGTGGGACAGCACCGTCACGACGCAGAGCTCGATCACGGTGACCGGGTGGTTCATCGACCCCGGCACCTCGTCGCCCATCACCGTCCGCCTCCGGGTCGACGGCCGCGAGACCGTCGCGACCGCGGACGTCGACCGGCCCGACGTCGGTGCCGCGTTCCCCGGCTACGGGTCCCGCCACGGCTATCGCGTCACCGCGCCCGCGGGGGCCGGACGGCACGCGGTGTGCGTCATCGGGGCGAACGTCGGGGAGGGCTCCGACCGCATGCTCGGGTGCCGCCACGTGACCATCACGAACCCGCCGCCCGTCGGCCAGATCGACTCCGTCGCGCTCGGCGTCGGGACAGCGACCGTCACCGGTTGGGCGCGCGACCCCGACACCACCGACCCGGTGGACGTGCACGTGTACGTCGACACGGGCGCCACGGCGACCCGTGCGAACCTGCCGCGCCCCGACCTGGCCCGCTACTTCCCCAGCACGAACCACGGCTTCCAGGTGACCGTGCGGGTCCCCGCGGGCACGCACACGCTCTGCGTCTACCCGATCAACGTGCCGGCGGGCGACAACCCGGCGCTGTCGTGCCGGACGGTCGTCATGGCCGCCAACCCGCCGGTCGGCGCGCTCGACTCGGTCGCGCTCAGTCCCGGCACGGGCCAGGCGACGCTGAGCGGCTGGGCGCGCGACCCGGACACCACGTCGCCGATCGACGTGCACGTCTACGTCGACTCGGGCGGCACCGCGACGCGGGCCGACAAGCCCCGTCCCGACCTCGCGCGCTACTTCCCGACGTCCGACCACGGGTTCGACGTGACCGTGCGCGTCCCGGCCGGGCAGCACCGGGTGTGCGCGTACGCGATCAACGTGCCCGCGGGCGACAACCCGTCGCTCGGGTGCCGCGTCGTCACGATGCCCGCGACACCTCCGGTCGGCCAGGTCGACGCCGTCGCGGTCGGTGCGGACGGGCGGACCGTGGTGTCCGGCTGGGCGCGCGACGCCGACGCGACCGGCCCGATCGACGTGCACGTGTACGTCGACGCGGGCGGCCGTGCGACGACGGCGAACCTGCCGCGGCCCGACCTGGCGCGCTACTTCCCGACGAGCGACCACGGCTTCTCCGCGGTCGTGACCGTCCCGCCGGGCAGCCACCGGGTCTGCGCGTACGCGATCAACGTGCCCGCCGGCGACAACCCTGCGATCGGCTGCCGCACGGTCACGCGATGA
- a CDS encoding dTDP-4-dehydrorhamnose 3,5-epimerase family protein — MEFRELAVPGAWEITPRQFGDPRGVFLEWFKAERFTEVVGHPLDLQQANCSVSAAGVVRGVHFADVPPGQAKYVTCLKGAVLDVVVDIREGSPTFGTWDTVLLDDTDRRAIYLGEGLGHAFMSLEDGSTVAYLCSTGYAPEREHGIHPLDADLAIAWPTTARDGSPLEPQLSEKDAEAPTLAQARAAGLLPRLEDVEAYLASLRA; from the coding sequence GTGGAGTTCCGCGAGCTGGCCGTGCCGGGTGCCTGGGAGATCACGCCGCGGCAGTTCGGCGACCCCCGAGGGGTGTTCCTCGAGTGGTTCAAGGCCGAGCGGTTCACCGAGGTCGTGGGCCACCCGCTCGACCTCCAGCAGGCCAACTGCTCGGTGTCCGCCGCGGGCGTCGTGCGCGGCGTCCACTTCGCCGACGTCCCGCCCGGCCAGGCCAAGTACGTGACGTGCCTCAAGGGCGCGGTGCTCGACGTGGTCGTCGACATCCGCGAGGGGTCGCCGACGTTCGGCACGTGGGACACGGTCCTGCTCGACGACACGGACCGCCGCGCGATCTACCTCGGCGAGGGCCTGGGCCACGCGTTCATGTCGCTCGAGGACGGCTCGACCGTCGCGTACCTGTGCTCGACCGGCTACGCGCCGGAGCGCGAGCACGGCATCCACCCGCTCGACGCGGACCTCGCGATCGCGTGGCCGACGACGGCCCGCGACGGCAGCCCGCTCGAGCCGCAGCTGTCCGAGAAGGACGCCGAGGCGCCGACGCTCGCGCAGGCCCGCGCCGCCGGGCTGCTGCCCCGGCTGGAGGACGTCGAGGCGTACCTCGCCTCGCTGCGCGCCTGA
- a CDS encoding glycosyltransferase family 2 protein: protein MTASSPRPDGGPRVVAVVVTHRPEVDATLALLDALVPQVARTVVVDNASGPDVVARLRGALDASGGEVVALDENRGIGAAQNVGIARARQLGATHVLLSDQDSRPAPDMVARLVDDLVAHPVAPDGRPVAAVGPVIVDPRNPGAILVFRARRWGPRRAVLPESGTRVDAVFLLASGCLLDLAALDVVGPMNEPWFIDHVDLEWGLRAGRAGYDVHAVAGAVLEHSLGDRTQRIPGRERDVHLHSPVRNYYMVRNTLLLVRSGLLPRAWRWGYRFWITKYAVFYVLCVAPRGVRTGRILRGLLDGARGRTGPAA, encoded by the coding sequence GTGACCGCGTCGTCGCCGCGCCCCGACGGCGGTCCCCGGGTCGTCGCGGTCGTCGTCACCCACCGGCCCGAGGTCGACGCCACCCTCGCGCTGCTCGACGCCCTGGTCCCGCAGGTCGCGCGCACGGTCGTCGTCGACAACGCGAGCGGCCCGGACGTCGTCGCACGCCTGCGCGGCGCGCTCGACGCGAGCGGCGGCGAGGTCGTCGCGCTCGACGAGAACCGCGGCATCGGCGCGGCGCAGAACGTGGGCATCGCCCGCGCGCGCCAGCTCGGCGCGACGCACGTGCTGCTCTCCGACCAGGACTCCCGCCCCGCGCCCGACATGGTCGCGCGGCTCGTGGACGACCTCGTCGCGCACCCCGTCGCGCCCGACGGGCGACCCGTCGCCGCGGTCGGTCCCGTCATCGTCGACCCCCGCAACCCGGGCGCGATCCTCGTCTTCCGCGCGCGGCGGTGGGGCCCGCGTCGCGCCGTCCTGCCGGAGAGCGGCACGCGCGTCGACGCCGTCTTCCTGCTCGCGTCGGGCTGCCTGCTGGACCTCGCCGCGCTCGACGTCGTCGGGCCCATGAACGAGCCGTGGTTCATCGACCACGTGGACCTCGAGTGGGGCCTGCGGGCGGGCCGCGCAGGGTACGACGTGCACGCCGTCGCGGGGGCCGTCCTCGAGCACTCGCTGGGTGACCGCACGCAGCGCATCCCGGGCCGTGAGCGGGACGTGCACCTGCACTCCCCCGTCCGCAACTACTACATGGTCCGCAACACGCTCCTGCTGGTGCGCTCGGGCCTGCTGCCGCGCGCCTGGCGCTGGGGCTACCGCTTCTGGATCACGAAGTACGCCGTCTTCTACGTGCTGTGCGTCGCGCCGCGCGGCGTCAGGACCGGACGCATCCTGCGCGGGCTGCTGGACGGCGCCCGGGGCCGGACCGGACCGGCCGCATGA